A single genomic interval of Monodelphis domestica isolate mMonDom1 chromosome X, mMonDom1.pri, whole genome shotgun sequence harbors:
- the LOC100012775 gene encoding cleavage stimulation factor subunit 3-like, with product MFVNGASEHIAEYIPEKVKKAEKKLENNSYDLTAWSILIREAQSQSVEKARKTLERLVAQFPSSGRFWKLYIEAEIKTKNFDKAEKLFQRCLIKVLHIDLWKCYLTYIRETKARLPSFKEKMAQAYDFTLDKIGMEIMSHQIWMDYINFLKGVEAIGSYAENQRITAVRRVYQRGCVNPMINIEQLWKDYNKYEEGINIHIAKKMIDDRSRDYMNARRVAKEYETVVKGLDRNAPSVPPQNTPQEAQQVDMWKKYIQWEKNNPLRTEDHTLITKRVIFAYEQCLLVLGHHPDIWHEAAQYLEQSSKLLAEKGDMNNSKLFSNEAANIYERAISSLLKKNMLLYFAYADYEESRMKYEKVHSIYNRFLVIEDIDPTLVYIQYMKFARRAEGIKAGRMVFKRARGDTRARYHIYVAAALTEYYCSKDKIVAFKIFELGLKKYGNIPEYVLAYIDYLSHLNEDNNTRVLFERVLTSGVLPPDKSGEIWARYLAFESSFGDLVSILKVEKRLFTAFKEEYEFKETALRVDRYKFLDLYPCRASELKAFGYKDVSRTKLGIIIPDPMVTPSVVSVLKNEEDRKPKYPRPDVRQMIPFQPRHFASPGLHPVSGGVFPVPPAAVLLMKLLPPPVCFQGPFVQVDELMEIFRRCEIPSTLDEAVKIITGRVPYRARDRNSFLESSSTVKRVAKRPNEDMNEEGGKHKARPPVHDIYRARQQKRIR from the coding sequence ATGTTTGTTAACGGAGCTTCTGAGCACATTGCTGAATATATCCCagaaaaagtgaagaaagcagaaaagaaactagaaaataATTCATATGACCTTACTGCTTGGAGCATTCTGATTAGAGAGGCACAGAGTCAATCTGTAGAAAAAGCACGGAAGACACTTGAACGTCTTGTTGCTCAATTCCCCAGTTCTGGCAGATTCTGGAAACTGTACATTGAAGCAGAgattaaaactaaaaattttgACAAGGCTGAAAAGTTATTTCAGAGATGCCTCATAAAAGTTTTACATATTGACTTGTGGAAGTGTTATCTGACTTATATCAGAGAAACCAAGGCAAGACTTCccagtttcaaagaaaaaatggcaCAAGCATATGACTTTACTTTGGATAAAATTGGAATGGAGATTATGTCTCATCAAATTTGGATGGATTACATCAATTTCTTGAAAGGGGTAGAAGCTATTGGATCTTATGCAGAAAATCAAAGAATAACAGCTGTCCGAAGAGTTTATCAACGTGGTTGTGTTAATCCAATGATCAATATTGAGCAACTTTGGAAGGACTATAATAAATATGAAGAGGGCATCAACATACATATAGCTAAAAAAATGATTGATGATAGAAGCAGAGATTACATGAATGCAAGACGTGTGGCAAAGGAGTATGAAACAGTCGTGAAAGGTTTAGACCGCAATGCTCCTTCAGTACCTCCACAGAATACTCCCCAAGAAGCTCAGCAAGTAGACATGTGGAAGAAATACATCCAGTGGGAAAAGAACAATCCTCTCCGAACAGAAGATCACACGCTCATAACAAAAAGAGTGATATTTGCATATGAGCAGTGCCTGCTTGTGCTGGGTCATCACCCAGATATTTGGCACGAAGCTGCGCAGTACCTGGAGCAATCCAGTAAGCTGTTGGCTGAGAAAGGGGACATGaacaattccaaattatttagcaATGAAGCCGCTAATATATATGAAAGAGCTATCAGCTCTTTACTGAAGAAAAATATGCTGCTTTATTTTGCATATGCAGATTATGAAGAAAGTCGAATGAAATACGAGAAGGTACATAGCATATATAATAGATTTCTAGTTATTGAAGATATTGATCCTACTCTGGTTTATATCCAATATATGAAATTTGCAAGGCGAGCAGAAGGCATCAAAGCTGGAAGGATGGTATTTAAAAGAGCGAGAGGAGACACTAGAGCACGCTACCATATCTATGTTGCAGCAGCATTAACGGAGTACTACTGTAGTAAAGATAAAATAGTGGCCTTTAAGATTTTTGAGCTggggttaaaaaaatatgggaaCATTCCAGAATATGTATTAGCCTATATTGACTACCTCTCTCACCTTAATGAGGACAATAATACACGAGTTTTGTTTGAACGAGTATTAACATCTGGAGTCCTTCCACCTGACAAATCTGGAGAAATCTGGGCCAGATATCTAGCTTTTGAAAGTAGCTTTGGTGATCTAGTCAGTATCCTGAAAGTGGAGAAGAGACTGTTCACAGCGTTCAAGGAAGAATATGAATTCAAGGAAACAGCGTTACGGGTTGATAGATATAAGTTCCTGGATTTGTATCCCTGCCGTGCAAGTGAATTAAAGGCTTTTGGCTATAAAGATGTTTCTCGGACCAAGCTAGGAATCATCATTCCTGACCCCATGGTAACTCCTTCTGTAGTGTCTGTTCTTAAAAATGAAGAGGATAGAAAACCGAAATACCCCAGACCAGACGTCCGGCAGATGATACCCTTTCAGCCAAGGCATTTTGCATCCCCAGGCTTACACCCTGTGTCTGGTGGAGTGTTTCCGGTGCCACCTGCTGCTGTACTTTTAATGaaactcctccctcctccagtcTGTTTCCAGGGTCCTTTTGTGCAAGTAGATGAATTGATGGAAATTTTCCGAAGATGTGAGATCCCGAGCACTCTTGATGAAGCTGTGAAAATCATCACTGGAAGAGTACCATACCGGGCCAGGGACCGAAACAGTTTTCTGGAAAGCAGTAGCACAGTGAAAAGAGTAGCCAAACGACCCAATGAAGATATgaatgaggaaggaggaaaacacAAAGCAAGGCCACCTGTCCACGACATTTACAGAGCCCGACAACAGAAGAGAATCCGATGA